The Rhipicephalus sanguineus isolate Rsan-2018 chromosome 10, BIME_Rsan_1.4, whole genome shotgun sequence genome segment tttggctgagcagcgatctCAGATCCTTGACGAAATTTATCAGGACGTTCAGTTTTGCGACCTAAAACTAGTGgcacaaacgtgtgtctgtatgggaaattCAAGAAGTGATTAATGTCGCGAGAATAAGTCAGCGCTGTTGGACGAAGCAATTATGCAAATTATATGTGGGAGGGTCAGCAATGGCTTTGGGCGGAGTTGACATATTTTATTGGTTTACAAGTGAGTATAGGCACGCGATACATTTCGCACTTGGACTTTTATGGATACCCCCCTCGAGTGTCCGCACAGCTGGGAGAGGGCATCCTGCTCACCTGGTGCGAAGGATCCGGCCTGTCCCTCGTGCTCGTAGTAGAATCGATCGCCAAACTTGAGCCGACGGAACTGCTGTCCCAGTATGCAGGCGAACGTGGGACCGACCAGGCCGCCCTGGACGCTGCTCTCCGTGATGCCACCCGTGAAGAGGTCGATGTCCGTCACGTCACTGCGGGAGATTCAGATAATTATAGATAGACAGTACAGGCACAGAAATATATAGCTAGATAACAACGTGGGAAGATAGTCCGATCGATCTGTTGAAACAGGCAGCTACATGCAGCTAGTATGGGCATACGCATGCAGATGTATACACATATGGGCCGTTGTGTAGAGATGGGGGCTGCCCATTCTGTAACAAATTATGTTGTACTGTCAAAACTTTGCATCAAATTTTCATGCTCTTCTTGACGGGGCTTCAGACTCGGCTGATAGTAAGCCAAGGCTGTCTTTCTAGGCTTTCTTTTCCGGGTCTCCCGTTTGATTCGCGTCTTGTTACATCACGATAGGAAGATATTTTACGAAAATTTCTATTGAGTCATCGTATAACTGAGTCACCGTGAGTCATCATTGAGGTATCGTACATGGTAAATAAGTTTTTATCTTGTGTACAGTCAGTAATTTCACAAGTTTTCATTCAATCGAATTGCACTGGCTGAAAGAATGTATATCGGTTAACTATTGGCCACAACTACAACTTAAAAACAAGAAAGCAGtcatttattatttttcattGCTGACGCACCAGGGTACTTCCAACATACCGTCAGACGTGCTGTGCCTTATAAAGATCCAGCGAAAAGCTGTGCAGTGCGAAGTGAAATGAAGCCGCGTTGATTATAAGCGGTCTTGACTCTTTGAGCTGCACCTTTTTCACTGTCATTATTTCAGAGAACTGTCAAATCCAAGCCGTGTACACACAATCTATGCATGTACCTTCACCGACGAGGACTACTTAACTCTACAGATGCATACTTAAAAATAAGTGCGATCTTATGCCTACCTCGCAAACTATTTGCCCATGATCTGCTGAACCCGGTCACTCTTTGGCTGTTCCTTTCCCGCTCCTATTGTCTAACAGCCGTCGCGGACTGTTTCTATACTCACTCGTATAGTGTGCTGTACAGCTGCACGATGTGCGCGGGCGTGTACTGGAGCAGGTCCTCGAAAGTGGTGGCCTGGTAGCCCGTGCAGTACTGCAGGTAGTCCACGTACGGCCGCAGACCGTGCTCGCGACCGCGCTGCAGGTTCAGCGCGACCAGGTCCAGCCCGTACGAGTCGTTGCGGAGCCGGTACAGGTGGTGGGTGACGCCCTCGGTGATGAAGCTGCACGTGCGATCGAGGCTTTCATTAGCACAGTGCGATAGAGGTCGGTAGCCAGGTCGTGTCAGTGACATAGGTCGGAAAAATAAACTTTGCTCACCGAGACTTCTTACGTTTTCTTAGGGACCATTTAGACTCAGACTTGCACGGATGCTACGTAGCCGGTCTCACCTGGATTGACACTAACTGAAATTCCGCTCTCTTTCGGACTCAGGCCCTtcacgtcccctcatgggaggcctaggcccggccacttaaacctgctggtttctccTAATAAAGTTCATTCCTCCTCCTCGGACTCATTCAGGCTGTCACTtacgattcatgctacgtcagaCTAAGTTGACTCGTGGACTAGTTTGCCAAATCCTTGTGAGTTGCGTGTAAAATGGAAAGCCGGTCAGTGATGCAAAAACACGGATGTCCACTGAAGGTCTCAGCTTGGCGGCCATTGCGACAGTCTCCACAAGTCCACCGGGTATTTCTGCAAAGTTTAACTAAAATCCGCGAACTTGTTGATTGACTTGATCTCAAGGTCCTTTTTTCTTCCGGAGATCAAGTACCTACGTGAATGTCGCTGCTGCATTTAGGACATGTACACACATATAGTGCGGCTGTACGGATGCCGAATTCGTTAGAACTGGAGAAGCCTGCCAGGTGGATGGAGTTTTGTGAAAGAAAGACAGCTGGAATCCAGAACTACTGCGGCGTAGGAATACGAAGAGCTTTGTTCAACAGTCCATGTATACGGTAGTTCATCTCTTTCGTATTTTTTTAGGGGTAGTATAAGTTCCGTGTGAGCCGAATTGTAGATATTTCGTTTTTTGTGATACTCCAATAACGATAGGCGATTGCAGTGTCAGTATATGTACTGTATCGCAACATACGTACTGCACAAATCTTTGTAAGGACACTTTCAGTAGAGAACCAGGAGTGTTCAGATATTAAAAGTTCGTTTTGAAAATTCCGTTCGTAACGAAACAACAGCAAAGACTGCATTACCTGTCGTAGTGTTGCCCCGGATGCCGAAGCAGGCCCCGGATGATGTTGTCCATGTCTCCGTGGTACAAGTAGAAGGGGAAAAAGTAGAAGTCCTGCAACTCAAATGGACTACGCTGGCCATCGATGTCAATCCTGCGCATACATATAGACATGATGAAAGGAGAAAAAT includes the following:
- the LOC119406777 gene encoding chorion peroxidase-like, which gives rise to MGASGDERVNEHPALTSMHTVWLRHHNRVARRLQQLNTHWDDDRLFHDTVRRMRAWRILNAQWQHIVYAEWLPPILGPEAMVRYQLVPTGRSRYAPDVDATILNEFAAAAFRLGHTLIDGVFQRIDIDGQRSPFELQDFYFFPFYLYHGDMDNIIRGLLRHPGQHYDSFITEGVTHHLYRLRNDSYGLDLVALNLQRGREHGLRPYVDYLQYCTGYQATTFEDLLQYTPAHIVQLYSTLYDDVTDIDLFTGGITESSVQGGLVGPTFACILGQQFRRLKFGDRFYYEHEGQAGSFAPEQLQEIRKTTLAHILCD